One Streptomyces sp. V4I8 genomic window carries:
- a CDS encoding phytoene desaturase family protein — protein sequence MLDAVVVGAGPNGLTAAVELARRGFSVAVFEARDTVGGGARTEELTLPGFRHDPCSAAHPLGINSPVFRTMPLDRYGLEWLHAELPMAHPFTDGSAAVLSRSVAETAASFGPRDAGTYRRLVEPFLAKWDTLARDFMSLPLTALPQDPVTLARFGLVGLPPSTWLTRRFRDERARTLFAGLVAHVIAPLGGFATSAIGLVFALAAHARGWPVARGGSQSISDALTAYLKDLGGTVHTDYEVKRLDDLPPARAYIFDTSPTALARIAGFGRYYEGYRYGAAAFKIDYALDGPVPWTSPEARRAGTVQVGGDSAEIGAALRAASREGRAPDKPFLITVQPSVVDPTRAPEGKHVFWAYGHVPNGWTGDLTDALERQLERFAPGFRDRVLARATAGPAELAARNANYIGGDIASGAASGLQLLLRPKLSLFPYRTPHPAVFICSSATPPGPGVHGMSGHNAAKAVWRRLRQEP from the coding sequence ATGCTCGATGCGGTCGTGGTGGGTGCGGGGCCGAACGGACTGACCGCTGCCGTGGAGCTGGCCCGCCGCGGCTTCTCCGTGGCCGTGTTCGAGGCGCGTGACACCGTCGGCGGAGGAGCCCGTACCGAGGAGCTGACCCTCCCCGGCTTCCGGCACGACCCGTGCTCGGCCGCGCACCCCCTGGGCATCAACTCGCCCGTGTTCCGGACCATGCCGCTCGACCGCTACGGCCTGGAGTGGCTGCACGCCGAGCTGCCCATGGCGCACCCCTTCACCGACGGCAGTGCCGCCGTGCTGTCCCGGTCCGTCGCCGAGACCGCCGCCTCGTTCGGCCCGCGCGACGCGGGCACGTACCGCAGGCTGGTCGAGCCGTTCCTGGCCAAGTGGGACACGCTGGCCCGTGACTTCATGTCCCTGCCCCTCACCGCGCTCCCACAGGACCCGGTCACGCTCGCCCGGTTCGGCCTGGTCGGACTGCCCCCGTCGACCTGGCTGACGCGGCGCTTCCGCGACGAGCGGGCCAGGACGCTGTTCGCCGGCCTCGTCGCGCACGTCATCGCCCCACTGGGCGGCTTCGCCACCAGCGCCATCGGACTGGTCTTCGCCCTCGCCGCCCACGCCCGCGGCTGGCCCGTGGCCCGCGGCGGCTCCCAGTCCATCTCCGACGCCCTCACCGCCTATCTCAAGGACCTCGGTGGCACCGTCCACACCGACTACGAGGTCAAGCGGCTCGACGACCTGCCGCCCGCGCGCGCGTACATCTTCGACACCTCACCCACGGCGCTGGCCCGCATCGCCGGCTTCGGCCGCTACTACGAGGGGTATCGCTACGGCGCCGCCGCCTTCAAGATCGACTACGCGCTGGACGGCCCGGTGCCGTGGACCTCGCCGGAGGCGCGGCGGGCCGGCACCGTGCAGGTCGGGGGGGACAGCGCGGAGATCGGCGCGGCCCTGCGCGCCGCCTCCCGGGAGGGGAGGGCGCCCGACAAGCCGTTCCTGATCACGGTGCAGCCCAGTGTCGTCGACCCCACGCGAGCCCCTGAGGGCAAGCATGTCTTCTGGGCGTACGGGCATGTGCCGAACGGCTGGACCGGAGACCTCACGGACGCCCTCGAACGTCAACTGGAGCGCTTCGCCCCGGGGTTCCGCGACCGCGTCCTCGCCCGCGCGACGGCCGGCCCGGCCGAACTCGCCGCCCGCAACGCCAACTACATCGGCGGCGACATCGCCTCCGGCGCGGCCTCCGGGCTCCAACTCCTGCTCCGGCCCAAGCTGTCGCTCTTCCCCTACCGCACCCCGCACCCCGCGGTCTTCATCTGCTCGTCGGCAACCCCGCCCGGACCGGGCGTGCACGGCATGTCGGGACACAACGCGGCCAAGGCGGTGTGGCGGCGGCTGCGGCAGGAGCCGTAG
- a CDS encoding methylmalonyl-CoA mutase family protein, whose translation MTVLPDDGLSLAAEFPDATHEQWQHLVEGVLRKSGKDVSGAAAEEALSTALEDGLRTRPLYTARDAAPDPGLPGFAPFIRGGRAEGNTVGGWDLRQRHTTAADGVALADLENGVTSLWLVLGEGGIPVSSLGRVLDGVYLDLAPVALDAGADVEPAARELLRLYEERGVAKEAARGNLGGDPLGHEARTGQSSAFAPVASLARLCAEEYPGLRALTVDALPYHEAGGSAAQELGCSLATGVAYLRELTAAGLTVEQACAQLEFRYAATADQFLTIAKLRAARRLWARVTEVCGAPSAQVQHAVTSPVMMTRRDPWVNMLRTTVATLAAGVGGADAVTVLPFDHALGLPDAFARRIARNTSTILIEESHLARVIDPAGGSWYAESLTDELARAGWEFFQRIERSGGQAAALRSGQLRQDLAATWEARTGKLAKRREPVTGVSEFPHLSEPPVEREPAPEPPSGGLPRVRRDEAYEALRARSDAHLAATGSRPRVFLAALGPAAAHTARLTVASNLFQAGGIEPVTEGTFEESGATEVCLCSSDALYEEQAATVAAELRSAGATHVFLAGRPGQYAGVDSYVFAGCDAVAVLSATLDRMGVS comes from the coding sequence ATGACGGTCCTGCCTGACGACGGGCTCTCGCTGGCCGCCGAGTTCCCTGACGCAACCCATGAGCAGTGGCAACACCTGGTGGAAGGTGTGCTGCGCAAGTCGGGCAAGGACGTCTCGGGCGCGGCAGCGGAGGAAGCTCTGTCCACTGCTCTGGAGGACGGGCTGCGCACCCGTCCGCTGTACACCGCGCGCGACGCCGCGCCCGATCCCGGTCTGCCCGGGTTCGCCCCGTTCATCCGCGGCGGTCGCGCCGAGGGCAACACGGTCGGCGGCTGGGATCTGCGGCAGCGGCACACGACGGCCGCGGACGGCGTGGCGCTCGCGGACCTGGAGAACGGCGTCACCTCGCTGTGGCTGGTCCTCGGCGAGGGCGGCATCCCGGTGTCGTCGCTCGGACGGGTCCTGGACGGCGTCTATCTCGACCTGGCCCCCGTAGCCCTCGACGCGGGAGCCGATGTGGAGCCCGCCGCGCGGGAGTTGCTGCGGCTGTACGAGGAGCGGGGCGTCGCCAAGGAGGCGGCGCGCGGCAACCTCGGCGGGGATCCGCTCGGCCACGAGGCCCGTACCGGACAGTCCTCGGCGTTCGCGCCGGTCGCCTCGCTGGCGCGGCTGTGTGCCGAGGAGTACCCGGGGCTGCGGGCGCTGACCGTGGACGCTCTGCCGTACCACGAGGCCGGTGGCTCGGCCGCCCAGGAGCTGGGCTGCTCGCTGGCGACCGGTGTGGCGTACCTGCGTGAGCTCACCGCGGCGGGGCTCACCGTCGAACAGGCCTGTGCGCAGCTGGAGTTCCGGTACGCGGCCACCGCCGACCAGTTCCTGACCATCGCCAAGCTGCGGGCCGCGCGCCGGCTGTGGGCGCGGGTGACCGAGGTGTGCGGGGCGCCCAGCGCTCAGGTGCAGCATGCAGTCACCTCGCCGGTGATGATGACGCGCCGCGACCCGTGGGTGAACATGCTGCGCACGACGGTCGCCACGCTGGCCGCCGGGGTCGGCGGCGCCGACGCGGTGACCGTGCTGCCCTTCGACCACGCGCTCGGTCTGCCGGACGCGTTCGCGCGGCGCATCGCCCGCAACACCTCGACCATCCTCATCGAGGAGTCGCACCTCGCCCGGGTGATCGACCCGGCGGGCGGCTCCTGGTACGCGGAGTCCCTCACCGACGAACTGGCCCGGGCGGGCTGGGAGTTCTTCCAGCGGATCGAGCGGAGCGGCGGCCAGGCGGCCGCGTTGCGCTCCGGTCAGCTGCGGCAGGACCTCGCCGCCACCTGGGAGGCCCGCACCGGCAAGCTCGCCAAGCGGCGTGAACCCGTCACCGGTGTCAGCGAGTTCCCGCACCTCTCCGAGCCGCCCGTGGAGCGCGAGCCCGCCCCCGAGCCCCCGTCCGGCGGGCTCCCCCGGGTCCGTCGCGACGAGGCGTACGAGGCCCTGCGCGCCCGCTCCGACGCCCACCTGGCCGCCACCGGCTCCCGGCCCCGGGTGTTCCTGGCCGCGCTCGGCCCGGCCGCCGCGCACACCGCTCGCCTCACCGTCGCGTCGAACCTCTTCCAGGCGGGCGGCATCGAGCCCGTCACCGAGGGCACCTTCGAGGAGAGCGGCGCCACCGAGGTGTGCCTGTGCTCCAGCGACGCCCTGTACGAGGAGCAGGCCGCGACCGTGGCCGCCGAGCTCAGGTCGGCGGGCGCCACGCACGTGTTCCTCGCGGGCCGGCCCGGGCAGTACGCCGGTGTCGACTCGTACGTCTTCGCGGGCTGTGACGCCGTCGCCGTGCTGTCCGCCACCCTCGACCGCATGGGAGTGTCCTGA
- a CDS encoding SCO3242 family prenyltransferase — MKDRKAVVRFGSRSAVRLTDLALLVRAPAALSVPGDVIAGAAAAGRPLGARTFGVIGSSVCLYWAGMALNDYADAAVDSVERPDRPVPSGRVPRRTALGVAGALTVAGIGLAAAAGGRRSVGVALPLAGLVWAYDLKLKSTPLGGVAMAGARVLDVLAGAVVPGAGAESVGGALRRAAVPAGLVGVHTGTLMALSRHEIGGAPVRVPGATLAVSAATSLATAVPVARDAVGSAAKGRSASAAPSWLVAPRGGAAIRHSPAPLKGVVGTVTSKRLRAALTVGGALAYLGTYGSAQVRAVREPSGENVRRAVGAGILGLLPLQAALTARGGAPGVAAALGVVHPLARRLARRISPT; from the coding sequence ATGAAAGATCGGAAAGCGGTTGTCCGCTTCGGTTCCCGGTCTGCCGTGCGCCTCACCGACCTCGCCCTGCTCGTCAGAGCGCCGGCCGCGCTGAGCGTGCCCGGTGACGTGATCGCGGGGGCGGCCGCCGCCGGACGCCCGCTGGGTGCCCGTACCTTCGGAGTGATCGGTTCCTCCGTCTGTCTCTACTGGGCCGGCATGGCCCTCAACGACTACGCCGACGCCGCGGTCGACTCCGTCGAGCGGCCGGATCGGCCTGTGCCCTCGGGGCGTGTTCCGCGGCGTACGGCGCTTGGCGTGGCCGGGGCGTTGACCGTGGCGGGGATCGGGCTTGCCGCTGCCGCGGGGGGCCGGCGCAGTGTGGGTGTCGCGCTGCCCTTGGCCGGGCTGGTGTGGGCGTACGACCTGAAGCTCAAGTCCACGCCGTTGGGTGGAGTTGCCATGGCTGGGGCCCGGGTTCTGGACGTTCTGGCCGGAGCGGTTGTGCCTGGGGCCGGTGCCGAGTCGGTCGGGGGTGCGCTGCGGCGGGCTGCGGTGCCTGCCGGGCTGGTCGGGGTGCACACCGGTACGTTGATGGCGCTGAGCCGGCATGAGATCGGTGGGGCTCCGGTGCGGGTTCCTGGTGCGACGCTTGCCGTGTCCGCGGCGACTTCCCTGGCTACGGCCGTTCCTGTCGCCCGAGACGCCGTAGGAAGTGCCGCGAAAGGTCGGTCTGCGTCTGCCGCGCCATCGTGGCTGGTCGCGCCCCGCGGCGGAGCCGCGATTCGACACAGCCCCGCGCCCCTCAAGGGGGTTGTCGGCACCGTGACTTCCAAGAGGCTGCGTGCCGCCCTCACCGTCGGCGGTGCCCTTGCCTATCTCGGGACCTATGGTTCCGCCCAGGTCCGTGCCGTGCGGGAGCCGTCGGGGGAGAACGTGCGGCGGGCCGTGGGGGCCGGGATTCTTGGGCTGTTGCCCTTGCAGGCAGCGCTGACCGCGCGCGGTGGGGCACCGGGTGTCGCCGCGGCGCTCGGTGTCGTCCATCCCCTCGCGCGACGGCTCGCCCGGCGCATATCGCCCACCTGA
- a CDS encoding sugar phosphate isomerase/epimerase family protein, with amino-acid sequence MRPPPETPPTPLKFGYGTNGFTHHRLSDVLVVLADLGYDGVALTLDHGHLDPYADDLPRRVTALARQLARHGLDVTVETGAPFFLDPWGKHLPTLMSDGSESRIDLLRRALRIAADLGSPTVHLCSGPAPEGLPERDAWKRLAAGVETVLETAEGYGVALAFEPEPYMFVDTVRDCLHLAELVDGHELFGITLDIGHAHCVEKRSVLDCVRDAAPLLRNVQIEDMRRGIHQHLEFGAGEIDFPPVLDALRDLDNRGLISVEIQGGSLDAPDVARRSIEFLRAVH; translated from the coding sequence ATGAGACCTCCCCCCGAAACTCCCCCCACCCCTCTCAAGTTCGGCTACGGCACCAACGGCTTCACCCACCACCGGCTGAGCGATGTCCTCGTCGTCCTCGCCGACCTCGGCTACGACGGGGTCGCCCTCACCCTTGACCACGGCCATCTCGACCCGTACGCCGACGACCTGCCCCGGCGCGTCACCGCCCTCGCGCGACAGCTCGCGCGGCACGGCCTGGACGTGACGGTGGAGACCGGCGCGCCGTTCTTCCTCGATCCCTGGGGCAAGCACCTGCCCACGTTGATGTCGGACGGCTCCGAGTCGAGGATCGACCTGCTGCGCCGCGCCCTGCGCATCGCGGCCGACCTCGGCTCGCCCACCGTCCACCTGTGCAGCGGCCCGGCGCCGGAGGGGTTGCCGGAGCGGGACGCGTGGAAGCGGCTCGCGGCCGGTGTCGAGACCGTGCTGGAGACGGCGGAGGGATACGGGGTGGCGCTGGCCTTCGAGCCGGAGCCGTACATGTTCGTCGACACCGTGCGGGACTGCCTGCACCTCGCCGAACTGGTCGACGGGCACGAGCTGTTCGGGATCACCCTGGACATCGGCCACGCGCACTGCGTGGAGAAACGTTCCGTGCTCGACTGCGTGCGCGACGCGGCACCGCTGCTGCGCAATGTGCAGATCGAGGACATGCGGCGCGGCATCCACCAGCACCTCGAATTCGGCGCCGGCGAGATCGACTTCCCGCCCGTCCTGGATGCCCTGCGTGACCTGGACAACCGCGGTCTGATCTCCGTGGAGATCCAGGGCGGTTCGCTCGACGCGCCCGACGTGGCCCGCCGCTCGATCGAGTTCCTGCGCGCGGTCCACTAG
- a CDS encoding inositol monophosphatase — MIGYNETIDEFLAQHATDVEEAIRKAAEGEIMPRFRQLAAHEIDQKAGPHDLVTDADRLAEKYLTGVLGALLSGSVVVGEEAVHANPASYDALQGDAPVWIVDPVDGTRQFVHGDPGFCTLVALAQHGVLLASWTYAPARDQLATAIRGKGAHLDGERLHSGAPEPGRDLHIATSHPDYTTDDQKRALLGLWTDGVDPRPCGSAGLEYLAIARGELDATAFSWEAAWDHAAGILLVEEAGGAHLTHTGEPFRITGGNALPFTAARDAATARRVAALLAEN, encoded by the coding sequence GTGATCGGATACAACGAAACCATCGACGAGTTTCTCGCACAGCATGCGACAGACGTGGAAGAAGCCATCCGTAAGGCGGCCGAGGGCGAGATCATGCCCCGATTCCGGCAGCTCGCCGCCCATGAGATCGACCAGAAGGCCGGACCGCACGACCTGGTGACCGACGCCGACCGGCTCGCGGAGAAGTACCTCACCGGGGTGCTCGGCGCGCTGCTGTCCGGCTCGGTCGTGGTCGGCGAGGAGGCGGTGCACGCCAACCCGGCGTCGTACGACGCGCTGCAGGGCGACGCCCCGGTCTGGATCGTCGACCCCGTCGACGGCACCCGCCAGTTCGTCCACGGGGACCCCGGCTTCTGCACCCTGGTCGCGCTCGCGCAGCACGGCGTCCTGCTCGCCTCCTGGACCTACGCCCCCGCCCGTGACCAACTGGCCACGGCGATACGGGGCAAGGGCGCCCACCTCGACGGCGAGCGGCTGCACTCCGGCGCGCCGGAGCCCGGCCGGGACCTGCACATCGCCACGTCCCACCCCGACTACACCACCGACGACCAGAAGCGCGCGCTGCTGGGCCTGTGGACCGACGGAGTCGACCCGCGCCCCTGCGGCTCGGCGGGCCTGGAGTATCTCGCCATCGCCCGGGGCGAGTTGGACGCGACCGCGTTCAGCTGGGAGGCCGCCTGGGACCACGCGGCGGGCATCCTCCTGGTCGAGGAGGCGGGCGGCGCCCACCTGACCCACACGGGCGAGCCCTTCCGGATCACGGGCGGCAACGCCCTGCCGTTCACGGCGGCCCGGGACGCGGCCACGGCTCGCCGGGTCGCGGCACTGCTGGCGGAGAACTGA
- a CDS encoding gamma-glutamyltransferase family protein, translating to MFTTRPTLQGTFGMVSSTHWLASQSAMAVLEGGGNAYDAAVAGAFVLHVVEPHLNGPAGEVPILLAPAGGEVRVLCGQGVAPAGASVGHYRGLGLDLVPGTGPLAAAVPGAFDAWMLLLRDHGTKPLADVLQYAIGYAEHGHAPVERVGETVETVRELFETEWTSSAEVYLPDGKPPRPGELFRNPALAATWKRLLDEVAGAGDRVAQIEAARAVWRTGFIAEALVRQARRPTMDTSGVRHSGTLTAADLAGWSATYEAPAMYDWNGWTLCKAGPWSQGPVLLQQLALLPPELPRYGSAEYVHLLVEGCKLAMADREAWYGDAAEVPLDELLSDRYNAARRQLVGEKASHELRPGSPGARAPRLCAHARVAATDGPAFDALGVGEPTVAKSPTSPVPGEPEVSGDGGTRGDTCHLDIVDRWGNMIAATPSGGWLQSNPVVPELGFPLGTRLQMTWLEEGLPNSLTPGRRPRTTLTPSIALRDGVPVMAFGTPGGDQQDQWQLHFFLAVALRAPVRGGLDLQGAVDAPNWHNDSFPGSFYPRGMRPGSVTVESRTAPEVVEELRRRGHEVTVGDAWSEGRLCAVARDPESGVLSAAANPRGMQGYAVGR from the coding sequence ATGTTCACCACCCGCCCCACCCTCCAGGGCACCTTCGGCATGGTGTCCTCCACCCACTGGCTCGCCTCGCAGTCCGCGATGGCCGTGCTGGAGGGTGGGGGCAACGCGTACGACGCCGCCGTGGCGGGCGCGTTCGTGCTGCATGTCGTCGAGCCGCACCTCAACGGGCCGGCCGGTGAGGTGCCGATCCTGCTCGCCCCGGCGGGCGGCGAGGTGCGGGTGCTGTGCGGGCAGGGTGTGGCGCCGGCCGGGGCGAGCGTCGGGCACTACCGGGGGCTCGGGCTGGACCTCGTGCCCGGGACGGGACCCCTCGCCGCCGCCGTGCCCGGCGCGTTCGACGCCTGGATGCTTCTGCTGCGCGACCACGGCACCAAGCCGCTCGCCGATGTGCTCCAGTACGCCATCGGCTACGCCGAACACGGGCACGCGCCCGTGGAGCGGGTCGGCGAGACCGTCGAGACCGTGCGGGAGCTCTTCGAGACGGAGTGGACCTCGTCGGCCGAGGTCTATCTGCCGGACGGGAAGCCGCCCCGGCCCGGGGAGCTGTTCCGCAATCCCGCCCTCGCCGCGACCTGGAAACGGCTGCTCGACGAGGTCGCCGGTGCCGGGGACCGGGTCGCGCAGATCGAGGCCGCGCGGGCGGTGTGGCGGACCGGTTTCATCGCCGAGGCCCTCGTACGGCAGGCCCGGCGGCCCACCATGGACACCAGCGGCGTGCGGCACTCCGGCACCCTCACGGCCGCCGATCTCGCCGGCTGGTCCGCGACCTACGAGGCGCCGGCGATGTACGACTGGAATGGCTGGACCCTGTGCAAGGCCGGCCCCTGGAGCCAGGGCCCGGTCCTGCTCCAGCAGCTCGCGCTGCTGCCGCCCGAGCTGCCCCGGTACGGGTCCGCCGAGTACGTCCATCTGCTGGTCGAGGGCTGCAAGCTCGCCATGGCCGACCGGGAGGCCTGGTACGGCGACGCGGCCGAGGTGCCGCTCGACGAGCTGCTGTCGGACCGGTACAACGCGGCCCGGCGGCAGCTGGTCGGCGAGAAGGCCTCCCACGAGCTGCGGCCCGGCAGCCCGGGTGCCCGCGCCCCGCGACTGTGCGCCCACGCGCGCGTGGCGGCCACCGACGGGCCCGCCTTCGACGCGCTGGGCGTCGGTGAGCCCACGGTCGCCAAGAGCCCGACGTCGCCGGTGCCGGGTGAGCCCGAGGTCTCCGGCGACGGGGGCACCCGTGGCGACACCTGCCACCTCGACATCGTCGACCGCTGGGGCAACATGATCGCGGCCACCCCCAGCGGCGGCTGGCTCCAGTCCAACCCCGTCGTGCCCGAACTGGGCTTCCCGCTCGGCACCCGGCTCCAGATGACCTGGCTGGAGGAGGGCCTGCCGAACTCGCTGACACCGGGACGGCGGCCTCGTACGACGCTCACGCCCTCGATCGCCCTGCGCGACGGCGTGCCCGTCATGGCCTTCGGCACGCCGGGCGGGGACCAGCAGGACCAGTGGCAGCTGCACTTCTTCCTCGCGGTCGCCCTGCGCGCCCCGGTCCGCGGCGGCCTCGACCTCCAGGGCGCGGTCGACGCCCCGAACTGGCACAACGACAGCTTCCCCGGCTCCTTCTACCCGCGGGGGATGCGACCGGGGAGCGTCACCGTGGAGTCCCGTACGGCCCCCGAGGTGGTGGAGGAGCTGCGGCGGCGTGGTCACGAGGTGACCGTCGGCGACGCCTGGTCGGAGGGACGGTTGTGCGCGGTCGCGAGGGACCCGGAGAGCGGGGTCCTGTCGGCGGCGGCGAATCCGCGGGGGATGCAGGGCTACGCGGTGGGGCGCTGA
- a CDS encoding EboA domain-containing protein, whose protein sequence is MAVTTAAPSAPPDPHPALNAVLDPAARTWLDESAAKVAAEPAAVRRLFPAARRRCGHARIDPCWTVDEAARTVLLTALPLRGQDLADEVVRLHRHGDPAEQRAVLRALPLLDLGDLALTLVREALRGNDTTLIEAALGAYAAAHLPDAEFRQAVLKCVFCEIPLDRVTGLDTRADRELARMLADFAHERIVAGRDVPQDVRPLVRAFPDVIGAELGQALQHTDTDPLTDVLKEEG, encoded by the coding sequence ATGGCTGTCACGACCGCCGCCCCCTCGGCCCCGCCGGACCCCCACCCCGCCCTGAACGCCGTACTGGACCCCGCGGCCCGCACCTGGCTGGACGAGAGCGCCGCGAAGGTCGCCGCCGAACCGGCCGCCGTACGGCGCCTGTTCCCAGCCGCACGCCGGCGCTGCGGGCACGCCCGTATCGACCCCTGCTGGACCGTCGACGAGGCCGCCCGGACCGTCCTGCTCACCGCACTGCCCCTGCGCGGCCAGGACCTCGCCGACGAGGTCGTCCGCCTCCACCGGCACGGCGACCCGGCGGAACAACGCGCCGTCCTGCGCGCCCTGCCGCTGCTCGACCTGGGCGACCTGGCCCTGACCCTCGTACGGGAAGCCCTGCGCGGCAACGACACCACCCTGATCGAGGCCGCCCTCGGCGCGTACGCCGCCGCGCACCTCCCGGACGCCGAGTTCCGCCAGGCCGTACTGAAGTGCGTCTTCTGCGAGATCCCCCTCGACCGCGTCACCGGCCTCGACACCCGTGCCGACCGCGAACTGGCCCGTATGCTCGCCGACTTCGCCCACGAGCGGATCGTCGCCGGGCGGGACGTACCGCAGGACGTCCGGCCCCTCGTCCGTGCCTTCCCGGACGTCATCGGCGCGGAACTCGGGCAGGCGCTCCAGCACACGGACACCGATCCACTCACGGACGTACTCAAGGAAGAGGGCTGA